A region of the Oncorhynchus gorbuscha isolate QuinsamMale2020 ecotype Even-year linkage group LG02, OgorEven_v1.0, whole genome shotgun sequence genome:
tacaggaaacgtatgatctctgtaattgcaaacaaaggtttctgtaccaaatattaagttctgcttttctgatgtatcaaatacttatgtcatgcaataaaatgcaaatgaattacttacaaatcatacaatgtggatttttgttttagattccgtctctcacagttgaagtgtacctatgataaaaaattacagacctctacatgctttgtaagtaggaaaccctGCAagatcggcagtgtatcaaatacttgttctccccactacaCATGCTCATATAGTATTGACACTGAGGTGATAATGCAAACTTTCTGAATGCAAACACTACATGAGATTGAAATGTTATACTCCAGATACACTGTAGACAAAACAAAAAATGAAAACCTTCACTTACCAGAACAACAACCTTAGTCTTTGGAAGACGGGAGGTGAGCAGCTGTGCAATTGCAAGGATTCCCCCTGCAACTTGCTCAGATGAGTGCTCGTGATTGTTGGTTCCTACCCACACCACCGTCACCTGGAGGGGACCAATGAGGTATTGATTAGGTGTTCTGATCTGGATGAAATGCATTACAGGAACAAAACTGTCCCCCTGTGCTGTGCCCTTTTCCCTCTCAGGGCCTGTGCTGTGCCCTTTTCCCTCTCAGGGCCTGTGCTGTGCCCTTTTCCCTCTCAGGGCCTGTGCTGTGCCCTTTTCCCTCTCAGGGCCTGTGCTGTGCCCTTTTCCCTCTCAGGGCCTGTGCTGTGCCCTTTTCCCTCTCAGGGCCTGTGCTGGCCCAGTTGAATCTCACCTTGGGCCTGATGTTGTCCAGTTCTCCATTCTGCAGCCTCCACAGCACATTACAGGTGGTGTCTCCCCCGATTCCAAAGTTGAGCGCGTGCAGTGGAGAGAAAAGCTCCCGCCAGATCTGTGGACACACACAGGGTTTTTTATTCTGGAACAAAAAGGAGCTTAGGTGGTGGGTGTGGCTATAGGCTTGGTCAGCCAGTCTGAATTTTAGAGAACATTTTAGAAGCCCCCATCCTGGCAGTGTAGGataaatgtttgcagttttaaaAGTGAATTTCtcgcaattctacacattttgccatagagCTCACATTTGACCTTATTCTTCCCAATTTGATGGCATccaaattggtagttagtcttgtctcatcgcagcAACTCCTGAACGGACTCCGGAGAGGCGAAAGTCGAgagtcctctgaaacacgactcaaccaagccgcactgcttcttgacacaatgcccgcttaaccaggaagccagtcgcaccaatgtgtcagaggaaacactgtacacctggcaaccgtgtcagcgtgcatgcgcccagcccgccacaggagtcgctagagcgcgatgggacaaggacatccctgccggacaaaccctcccctaacccggacgaccctgggccaattgtgagccgcctcatgggtctcccggtcgtggccggctgcgacagagcctggccttgaaccaggatctctagtggcacaactagcactgcgatgcacgactcgaccactgcaccactctggaGGCCCCAAAATGTTGCAGTTTTGCTATGTCTATGGTGTTCTTTTTGCTAAAACATAAAATCAATACTGCTAAATTCAATATTTTGAGAATGTTCAATTCTCCCCGTCTAGCTTTTATGGTGATTGTTAGTTTTCAAAAGACTATTAAAAAAATAGGTCCATTATTTCTACATGCCTGATCTGTTTCTAGTCATTTGAGTTGATTGTACATTACAATTTCATATAATTATAATCTTCCTAGTATGAATAAATTGTTTTCATATATCCTTAAAGACTGAATGTAGTGTTAGGTTTAAGCCCTTTGTGTATGAGAGGTGTAATTATTTAAACGAACTTCAGAAATGTGTATTCCCAATAGCTCAAGGCTTCTCCGGACTGATGCGGTCCTGTGATATGCACAGTGGAGCATGGAGAACTCCTGGGTCATGGAAAAGTACATCTTTGTGGGGGGTTGATGCctgattcaagggtttttctttatattttctacattgtagaataatagtgaagtcatcaaaactatgaactaaCACATGTAATTACgttgtaataaaaaataaaaacttttaagtgttgaacaaatccaaatatattttagattcttcaaagtagccaccctttgcatttatgacagctttgcacactcctggcattttctcaaccagcttcacatggaatgcttttccaacagtcggAAATATACTCAGCACttattccaaaccatctcaattgggttatgGTCAGGTCATCCGATGCTGCCCTCCATTATTTTCCTTCTAGGTCAAATAGCCtgtacacagcctagaggtgtgttgagtcattctCCTGTgggaaaacaaattatagtcccagtaagtgaaaaccagatgggatggcgtatcgctgcagaatgctgttgtagccatgctggttaagtgtgtcttgaattctaaataaatcactagtGTCACCAGTAGagcaacatcacacctcctcctccatgcttcacgatgggaaccacacgtgtggagatcatccgttcacctaatctgcatctcacaaagacacggcagttggaactaaaaacctaaaatttggactcaacaGAACAAAGGACAGTttcccaccggtctaatgtccattgctcgtgtttcttgacccaagcaagtatcttcttattggtgtcctttagtcgtgatttatttgcagcaattcgaccatcaaggcctgattcatgcagtctcctttgAATAGTTGATGTTTAGATGTGTCGGTTACTtcaactctgaagcatttatttgggctgcaatccaaggtgtagttaactctaatgaacttatcctctgcagcagaggtaactttgggtgttcctttcctgtggcggtcctcatgagagccagtttcattatatcGCTTGATGgcttttgtgactgcacttgaagaatcttgaaatgttccagattatcaccataatatggacttggtcttttaccaaataaggctaacttgtcacaacacaactgattgtctcaaatgcattaaggaaagaaattccacaaattaacaaggcagaccagtgaatttaaatgtattccaggtgactacctaatgaagctggttgagagaataccaagagtgtgcaaagctctcaaggcaaagggtggctactttgaaaaatctcaaatatatatatttttgatttgtttaacacttttggttactacatgattccatgtgttatttcatagattttacgtcttcactaatattctacaatgtagaaaatagtaaaaaataaaggaaaacccttgaatgagtaagtgtccaaactttgactggtactgtttttgtttattttaacAATGTTTGGACTTAGTTGTTGTTATGAAAAACACCAGGGTCATAGCACAAAGAAAAACTAACACATGCACTGAGGTCAACACACACAGGATTCTAAGTGACATAACACAGTATGTATACACAGGCAGCTGTCCTCCCTCACCTCGTACTGCTGCATTAGCTGCACCATGGAGTCTCCTATAAACAGCACCTCCGGCTCCGCGTCCTTACACTCCTGAACAAACCGTGTGTGCTGCACAAACACATGTCATCATCACCAGGCAGACACTATTACACAACAAGATAATGTTACACAATGGTGGAGATAGAGATGAACATAGGAGGGTCATGACTCTTGTTTCAGCCATGTTAGGTATCCTCTATGCTCGGGATCATCAAGTAGATTCAGCCATGTTAGGTATCCTCTATGCTATGGATCATCAAGTAGATTCAGCCATGTTAGGTATCCTCTATGCTATGGATCATCAAGTAGATTCAGCCATGTTAGGTATCCTCTATGCTAGGGATCATCAAGTAGATTCAGCCATGTTAGGTATCCTCTATGCTAGGGATCATCAAGTAGATTCAGCCATGTTAGGTATCCTCTATGCTAGGGATCATCAAGTAGATTCAGCCATGTTAGGTATCCTCTATGCTATGGATCATCAAGTAGATTCAGCCATGTTAGGTATCCTCTATGCTATGGATCATCAAGTAGATTCAGCCATGTTAGGTTTCCTCTATACTAGGGATCATCAAGTAGATTCAGCCATGTtaggtataatataataataatatatgccatttagcagacgcttttatccaaagcgacttacagtcatgtgtgcatacattctacgtatgggtggtcccggggatcgaacccactaccctggcgttacaagcgccatgctctaccaactgagctacagaaggaccatgctaGGGATCATCAAGTAGATTCAGCTGTAGggaaaaacattattttgaggGGATGGTCAGAGGGCCGGACCGACTGCAAGaggcccaaacagatataattcAAACATTGAATTCAAACATTCATTCCATTGTTGTATATGATCACATACAgtatctattatgcgtgggaataatTTGGAACAGATTTACAAAATGTTTATCTCTTGGAGTTGATTTGCTGGTATTTTTAGTCTTATGCCcaacaataataatacaaattaGGGAAGCACAATATAAATTGGTTAACATATCGGAATGGGCTGATATTAGCTAAAACTGCCAACattgagcagtcatttgaaagagtaagacaaTTTCAGCGAGCCAACTCAAAGGCataatccattaaagccaagataatggaattcattctcattgacaatcaaccgttctctgatAGTCAAAAACTCCATTTAAACGTGAAACAATTCTCAATTGCGGTAATTCTAGAAACATAAATCTCTCTACtttcatatcaaatcaaaataaTTTCCCCTCCCACTGTGTACCTTCCATctcacacagacaccaagcccctcccactgtgtcccttccatctcatacagacaccaagcccctcccactgTGTCCCTTCCATctcacacagacaccaagcccctccaacagacaccaagccccttcCACTGTGTACCTTCCATctcacacagacaccaagcccctccaacagacaccaagcccctcccactgTGTACCTTCCATctcagacaccaagcccctcccactgTGTACCTTCCATctcagacaccaagcccctcccactgTGTACCTTCCATctcacacagacaccaagcccctcccactgTGTACCTTCCATctcacacagacaccaagcccctccaaCAGACACTAAGCCCCTTCCACTGTGTACCTTCCATctcagacaccaagcccctcccactgTGTCCCTTCCATctcacacagacaccaagccccttccactgtgttaccTTCCATctcagacaccaagcccctcccattGTGTACCTTCCATctcacacagacaccaagcccctccaacagacaccaagcccctcccactgTGTCCCTTCCATCTCACACAAACACCAAGCCCCTCCTACTGTGTACCTTCCATctcacacagacaccaagcccctcccactgTGTCCCTTCCATCTCACACAAACACCAAGCCCCTCCTACTGTGTACCTTCCATctcacacagacaccaagcccctcccactcACAACAATGAAAGATAACTTACTCTTCTCTGACAACAAGCAGTTTAAACTCAATATTTGCATTTGAGGATTGGTCCAACAGAATGGGTCATATGGACACCGAAACACTTAGACATGATTTTACTGTAATAAAGGAGAACTAAACCGTTCTAACGATACCCAAAATACAGAACACAGCAGACCCTACCAAAATGAGTATAATTGTGGAAAATGAATGGTCAGTTTCTGTTGCACGTGGCATTGCGGTACCACTAGCAGAACGTTAGACGTAAgtgctagctgtctagtctgaTTTAGAACTGGGCAATGAGCATAAAGACTCATTTATATCAGGAATTGGcaactcgttctcattctgagaCCTGGGCATCTTCTTATCCGGGTAGCCCATTTGACTTCAACATCTGTGGACAGGCTAGCATGCCGTTCATTTGGAGACGGACAGGAAGGTGTATACATAACAGTTCAACTGTTTTGCCTCGTTAGCAagcaaatagatccaagttggctagactttaaatacactgaacaaaaatataaaacacaacatgtagtgttggtcccatgtttcatgagctgaaatttaaaaaaagagcccaaacatatggcagtaccttcaaccagcctcacaactgcagaccacatgtatggtgcCGTGTGGGTAAATGGTTTGCTGACGTCGactttgtgaacagagtgccacatggtggcggtggggttatggtatgggcaggcataagctatgaacAATGAACACAATAGCGTtgtatcaatggcaatttgaatgcacagagataccgtgatgataTCCTGATGcacattgtcatgccattcaattctggaagctgaaaatgtagCAATTCTTTaaaggcctgcatactcaccagacatgccacACATTGAACATGTTTGAGATTCTCGGGATGGACGTATACGACAGTGTGTCCCGCCAATattcagcaacttcgcacagccattgaagaggagtgggacaacattccacaggccacaatgaacagcctgaccctaaccctgtaacCCTCAACTCTATGTGAGATGGGTCTCACTGCATGAGGctaatggtggtcacaccagatactgactggttctgatccacacctctACCTTTTAAGGTATTCTATCTGTgtccaacagatgcatatctgtattcccagttatgtgaaatctgtagattagggcctaatgaatttatttcatttgactgattgccttatatgaactgtaactcagtaaaatctttgaaattgttgaatttatatttgtgttaAGTATTGTTAGTGGATGTGCATAGCTCTGgttaaatgtgtaaaaaaaaaaattttataGACTTGAAAGCCTGGTTAAACAAATTATTACATCATTAGCAAGTCTTATTgttgtggaaggcttatatttagcCTATATATAATTTTACAAGCACATAATTCATTAGATTATTCCTGACTGTTTGAAATTAACTGTGCAACAAAGCTTATTAGAAAAAAACGAGATACTGCATCTCATGAAATcggccatatatatatatatatatatatatatatatatatattttttttttttttttaagttgaaATATTCCCCAGCATTATGGCCATATCCCCCAGCATTATGGCCATATCCCCCAGCATTATGGCCATATCCCCCAGCATTATGGCCATATTCCCCAGCATTATGTTTGCGGCATCCGTCTTCTggtttacacacaggtgttcgagACGCAGATAGAAAATTAGCACAATAGTCCACCCAGTCTTCCGTAATCTAGCACAGCAACATGGAAATATGGCCATGTGTGAACAATAACCCTATAAAAAAGGTGTGTATCAATTTAaccttctgtttttttttattatttcttGGGGATATGAAAGATACGGTCCTTATATTTCCAAAACCATACCGCAAGCGATGTGTTAATGTTCAGACCAAGCGTAGGGCTCTTTAAAAAACTCCCCCGTACAGAAGAGGCCTTCGTCCAATAACTCTTATGTGTAATAGAACTAAGAATCCAAATCCAAGGCTAGCAGTAAGGTAGACTAACCTGGGACATCCAGCGGTCGTCTCCCTGTACGTCCTCTACTGCCTGGGCCACTGCTGCAGGGTTAATCTCATCACCACTCATCCtatcagagacacagaggaggagttaaatcacacacacacaattaaaatAATAGCCATGTCCTGTAATATGCCCTGAAGAATAATGTCATCTGGTAGGTTATTGTCAGACAGTTGATGAGGCTAGCGACTGGCTTTCAGTCCCCCTGATGTGCACAGAGCGAGtgctgatggaggtggagatgaCAGCGCCTGCTCACTAGGGAGGccccacacagacaggcaggccaGGATGCGAGTATGTAATGACAACAACTTATATGAAGCCAAAGGGCTGGAATTGAGCACAACAATATGACTCGACTACTGATAATAACTTCACAATCATGAGTTGTTGCTAAGTGCTAGCAATTCAGAAAGCTTAAATTGAGTTTGAATTATGAAATCGTGGCATATGCGCTTCATTTTCACGGCCCAAGCCAGACGACCAAGTAAGCAACCAGTAATCACTGCGGACTGTCGCTGTTCTCTCTCCCGAGCAACACAAGGCACGCCCATCGGACAAGGGTCAGTCAATCCGTGAAACCGACAGTACCCTACCCACTTACCTGGAGGTGTCTGATGATGGTTAATTGTTGCCAATATAACCAGAATATTCCCTCGCGCACGGAGGCTGCACGGCTCCGATGTGCGTGTGAGACCAATGATGGCTTGCTAACGTAGTGCTTCGGTGCGGATGCTGCGGTCGGGGCGGGCGCTAGTTAGCTACTAGCTGGCTAGCAACTCACCCGGACACAATCAACTCCTTGTTTTCAGTCAATAAACTACGATATAGCTTATATGTTGTTCTAACTTTAACAACCATCTGCAAAATAAATGTGAAATGTATGGGTCGAGTCAACCCAACCTCCCACTCTTCAGCATGCAAcgtttcctctcccctccctcctttttctctctccagtctcaaTGGTCCACTTCCGCTTTGGAATTGCCCATCGACAAAAGTCTTCTTCTTTGGTATAATGGCGTTTGCAACAATTATATGTGCATTCCACcacctactgtacaggtggataataaggataccattttaaaaataataataataataatatatatatatatattaaacaatCCATACTATCAGCAACGAAATGTTAATTATACTAAATCAGCCTACTTTTCTGTTTTAAATCAGGTCCCTACAAGGATCCTGTGATGGCAGGACATTTCCTGGCGACAAAAGTcagtgttaaatgctctacagcaaagctttcttagtgtccaacaagctttctctacccttaaccttgttctgaacacctccaaaacaaaggtcacgtggtttggtaagaagaatgcccctctcccacAAGtttgattactacctctgagggtttgaGATGAGTCGTGTATCTCCCATTGAAGCATTTTCCACCTCTTGGCTTTCATTTAATACTAGGTAGGTATCACATTTAAAAGCATTATCTATTGACGTGATTTCCGATCATTATTATATCAGTATCTTTATTTAGTGGGTTGGAATGTAAATTATAGCTTGAAGATGATTTTCAGGTTTTAGTGTAATACACAGAAATGTCCACCGGGTGGAAGCAGTCGACGCAATAAAGTGACAAAACCTTTGCTTTAGTTGTTTTGAAAATAAACAATATGTTGTCCCAGAGACCTCATTAGGAACATTATACCTAAATGTTGTCCCAGCGTGGGAGATCGTACCTTAATATTGGTTCTGGCGCTTGGGACATAATACCTTTATATTCTCCCAGGGACATCAAATGCCTAACTAGTATGTGCATTGCTACTGCCTGCACATGCATGCACAATTGGATGGAAATTACCGGAAGAAAAACTGATTTTGCCTGCGGGTAAAAGTAGGCCTGTAGCAGCAGTAGGAATACTTTACACATAGTTTTGGTCAAACAGGTTTGACAAGACTGTACACCACCCGCCCTCCAGACTGGCAAAGGCAAAAAGTGTGTGATGCTGCTTATTTATGACGCCGCCTACAGTCCTAGTGCGCACATCGCCTGTGCTTTCATACTCCCGAGTCCATAGCGCTAAattactttatcaaaagcctgtTGAGGTAATCCTTGCATGACCCTTAAAACTTTCAATTTTGGAGGTTTCTAGTAACTGTTTGACATTTTGTCAGTCTTTAAGGCCTGAGCAAACTGCCAATCCGATGTATCGGACATGGCTACAGTTCCTCGCGCTTCTGGGTGGATTTGCAGTGCCAGGTGAGTTCGAAGTTACTTCCTTCATTTCTGATTTCAGTCCAATTAGTCACCATTTGGAGTTA
Encoded here:
- the pafah1b2 gene encoding platelet-activating factor acetylhydrolase IB subunit beta, encoding MSGDEINPAAVAQAVEDVQGDDRWMSQHTRFVQECKDAEPEVLFIGDSMVQLMQQYEIWRELFSPLHALNFGIGGDTTCNVLWRLQNGELDNIRPKVTVVWVGTNNHEHSSEQVAGGILAIAQLLTSRLPKTKVVVLGLLARGDGPNPLREKNAAVNGFLRSWLPRLGQAQFLDVGAGFVHSDGTISTRDMFDFLHLTAAGYRAIAKPLSDLLLQILDETPEEKRASLV